The Tepidibacter aestuarii genome contains a region encoding:
- the tlp gene encoding small acid-soluble spore protein Tlp, which translates to MKHNKDDRRDNVDRIQYNIDKTIQNFRMAEEMIEKTSDDKMKKTLEAKNERREDALTGMRREIKEEAIDKQNGYK; encoded by the coding sequence ATGAAACACAATAAAGATGACAGAAGAGATAATGTAGATAGGATTCAATATAATATTGATAAGACTATACAAAACTTTCGTATGGCTGAAGAAATGATTGAAAAAACAAGTGATGATAAAATGAAAAAAACATTAGAAGCAAAAAATGAAAGAAGAGAAGACGCTCTTACTGGGATGAGAAGAGAAATTAAAGAAGAAGCAATAGATAAACAGAACGGATATAAATAG
- the hcp gene encoding hydroxylamine reductase, protein MGMFCYQCQEAAGCKGCTVRGVCGKTEDVAKAQDLLVYVTKGLAIVSNEGRKVGVIDSNVDKYITENLFTTITNANFDRNMILDRVRETLRLREGLKVKVTKAGGQVGEVKITGGFFKKLLGMASQEVIIPDAAEWSGSTKTDFDKKAEKVGVLSTENEDIRSLRELIVYGLKGLSAYMKHAMNLQYNNEEIHGFMAKALAATLDDSLTADDLVALAMEAGKYGVDGMALLDKANTGTYGHPEITKVDIGVRKNPGILISGHDLKDLELLLKQTKGTGVDVYTHSEMLAGQYYPEFKKYSHFAGNYGNAWWKQGEEFDKFNGPILMTTNCVVPPKDSYKNRLFTTGASGVPGCKHIEANENGEKDFSQIIKMAKKCKAPTEIEKGEIVGGFAHNQVLALADKVVDAVKAGAIKRFFVMAGCDGRAKSRNYYTDFAKAIPKDTVILTAGCAKYKYNKLDLGDIGGIPRVLDAGQCNDSYSLVVIALKLKEVFGLDDVNELPISYNIAWYEQKAVIVLLSLLHLGVKNIHLGPTLPAFLSPNVANVLVDNFGIGGITNVEDDIKMFMKN, encoded by the coding sequence ATGGGTATGTTTTGTTATCAATGTCAAGAGGCAGCAGGATGTAAAGGGTGTACAGTAAGAGGTGTGTGTGGTAAAACAGAAGATGTAGCTAAAGCTCAAGATTTATTAGTTTATGTAACTAAAGGATTAGCAATAGTAAGTAATGAAGGAAGAAAGGTTGGAGTTATTGATTCTAATGTAGATAAGTATATAACGGAAAACTTATTTACAACAATAACAAATGCTAACTTTGATAGAAATATGATTTTAGATAGAGTAAGGGAAACTTTAAGATTAAGAGAAGGATTAAAAGTTAAAGTTACTAAAGCTGGCGGTCAAGTAGGAGAAGTAAAAATTACTGGTGGATTCTTTAAGAAATTATTAGGAATGGCATCACAGGAAGTTATAATACCTGATGCTGCTGAATGGTCAGGTAGCACAAAAACTGATTTTGATAAAAAAGCAGAAAAAGTTGGAGTACTATCAACAGAAAATGAAGATATAAGAAGTTTAAGAGAGCTTATAGTTTATGGATTAAAAGGTTTATCAGCATATATGAAACATGCTATGAACTTACAATATAATAATGAAGAAATTCATGGATTTATGGCTAAGGCTTTAGCAGCAACACTTGATGACAGTTTAACAGCAGATGATTTAGTAGCACTTGCCATGGAAGCTGGAAAATATGGTGTTGATGGGATGGCATTACTTGACAAGGCAAATACAGGAACATACGGACATCCTGAAATAACAAAAGTTGATATTGGAGTTAGAAAAAATCCAGGTATACTAATTTCAGGCCATGATTTAAAAGATTTAGAATTACTATTGAAGCAAACAAAAGGAACAGGAGTAGATGTGTATACTCATAGTGAAATGCTTGCAGGACAGTATTATCCAGAATTCAAAAAATACTCTCATTTTGCAGGAAATTATGGAAATGCATGGTGGAAACAAGGAGAGGAATTTGATAAATTTAATGGACCAATACTAATGACTACAAACTGTGTAGTTCCTCCAAAAGACTCATATAAGAATAGATTATTTACAACAGGAGCTTCAGGTGTACCAGGATGTAAACATATAGAAGCAAATGAGAATGGAGAAAAAGATTTTTCACAAATAATCAAAATGGCTAAAAAATGCAAAGCCCCAACTGAAATAGAAAAAGGAGAAATAGTTGGTGGATTTGCTCATAATCAAGTGCTAGCTCTTGCTGATAAAGTTGTTGATGCTGTTAAAGCTGGTGCTATAAAGAGATTCTTTGTAATGGCTGGTTGTGATGGTAGAGCAAAATCAAGAAATTACTATACAGATTTTGCTAAGGCTATACCAAAAGATACAGTAATTTTAACTGCTGGTTGTGCAAAATATAAATACAACAAGCTTGATCTAGGTGATATAGGAGGAATACCAAGAGTATTAGATGCAGGACAATGTAATGATTCATATTCATTAGTAGTTATTGCTTTAAAACTTAAAGAGGTATTTGGACTTGATGATGTTAATGAATTACCGATATCTTATAATATTGCTTGGTATGAGCAAAAGGCAGTAATAGTATTATTATCATTACTACACTTAGGCGTTAAAAATATTCATTTAGGTCCAACATTACCAGCATTTTTATCACCAAATGTTGCTAACGTGCTAGTAGATAATTTTGGAATTGGTGGAATTACAAATGTAGAAGATGATATAAAAATGTTTATGAAAAATTAA
- a CDS encoding serine hydroxymethyltransferase, translating to MKTLKSVKEKDIELYRIVEEEFARQEVGIEMIASESYAPTPILELQGSILTNKTTEGVPGKRYHAGCGVIDKMEVLGNERAKTLFKAEHANIQPHSGSNANMCVYQSILKPGDTVLGMSLDTGGHLTHGHKANFSGRFFNFIPYGLNRETELIDYDEIERLANEHKPKLIVAGASAYSREIDYEKIYNIAKSVDAYFMVDMAHIGGLVAAEVLPSPVPHADFVTSTTTKTLAGARGGFVLCKEKFANKLDKATFPGAQGSAHLHIMAAKTYNFKHAMTEEFREYARQVVKNAQKLAEVLQEKGFRIVSGGTDNHLMLVDLRPKDLTGVQLEKALEYVGITVNKNMIPFDPETSVTTSGIRIGTTAMTIKGMKETNMEEIGNIIAEVAENIEDYKVLDKIKIRVCDLGAKFPLYPGYFESF from the coding sequence ATGAAAACATTAAAAAGTGTAAAAGAAAAAGATATTGAACTGTATAGAATTGTTGAAGAAGAATTTGCACGTCAAGAAGTAGGAATTGAAATGATAGCATCAGAGAGCTATGCACCAACACCAATTTTAGAGCTTCAAGGAAGTATATTAACAAATAAAACTACAGAAGGTGTGCCTGGAAAAAGATATCATGCTGGATGCGGAGTAATTGACAAGATGGAGGTTTTAGGAAATGAAAGAGCGAAAACTTTATTTAAAGCAGAACATGCAAATATCCAACCTCACTCTGGCTCAAATGCAAATATGTGCGTCTATCAATCTATACTTAAACCTGGAGATACTGTATTAGGAATGAGCTTAGATACTGGTGGTCATTTAACCCATGGGCATAAAGCAAATTTTTCAGGTAGATTTTTTAATTTTATTCCATATGGGTTAAATAGAGAGACAGAGTTAATTGATTATGATGAAATAGAAAGATTAGCAAATGAGCATAAGCCAAAGCTTATTGTAGCAGGAGCAAGTGCTTACTCAAGAGAAATAGATTACGAAAAAATATATAATATAGCTAAATCTGTAGATGCATATTTTATGGTGGATATGGCACATATAGGTGGATTAGTTGCAGCAGAAGTACTTCCAAGTCCAGTGCCACATGCTGATTTTGTTACAAGTACTACAACAAAAACACTTGCTGGAGCTAGAGGTGGATTTGTGCTTTGCAAAGAAAAGTTTGCCAATAAGTTAGATAAAGCTACATTCCCAGGAGCACAAGGATCAGCTCATCTTCATATAATGGCAGCAAAAACGTATAATTTTAAACATGCCATGACAGAAGAATTTAGGGAGTATGCAAGACAAGTAGTAAAAAATGCACAAAAACTAGCTGAGGTTCTACAAGAGAAAGGATTTAGAATCGTATCAGGAGGAACAGATAATCATTTAATGTTAGTAGATCTTCGTCCTAAAGATTTAACAGGAGTTCAATTAGAAAAAGCACTTGAATATGTAGGAATAACTGTAAATAAAAATATGATTCCATTTGACCCTGAAACTTCAGTAACGACTAGTGGAATAAGAATAGGGACTACTGCAATGACTATAAAAGGGATGAAGGAAACTAACATGGAGGAAATAGGAAATATAATTGCAGAAGTAGCGGAAAATATTGAAGATTACAAGGTGTTAGATAAAATTAAAATTAGGGTTTGTGATTTAGGAGCTAAATTCCCATTATATCCTGGATATTTTGAATCATTTTAA
- a CDS encoding peroxiredoxin, with amino-acid sequence MRTKKTLYYDKGFNLGDPAPEFTLKGIVDGEPKDVSLSDYRGKWVVVFFYGSDFTFVUPTELAAVADSYDKFEKLNTEVLAISTDSIYSHKIFMQESPSAQKINYPLLSDRTQEVSRKYGVLNGKEGFAYRGAFIIDPDGNIQAYLVNPQVVGRNINEILRIIQGLQYNLKTGLGAPANWKPGEKGIPIGWDYVGKY; translated from the coding sequence ATGCGTACTAAAAAAACTCTATACTATGATAAAGGCTTTAACTTAGGTGATCCTGCACCTGAATTCACTTTAAAGGGTATAGTGGATGGAGAACCTAAAGACGTTTCATTATCAGATTATAGAGGTAAATGGGTAGTAGTATTTTTTTATGGATCAGATTTCACATTCGTTTGACCTACTGAACTTGCAGCAGTTGCTGACTCGTATGATAAGTTTGAAAAGTTAAATACTGAAGTACTCGCTATTAGCACTGATAGTATTTATTCTCATAAAATTTTTATGCAGGAATCTCCTTCTGCTCAAAAAATAAACTACCCTTTATTATCTGATAGAACTCAAGAAGTTTCTAGAAAGTATGGAGTTTTAAACGGGAAAGAAGGATTCGCATACAGAGGAGCTTTTATAATAGATCCTGATGGAAATATTCAGGCTTATCTAGTTAATCCACAAGTTGTTGGAAGGAATATAAATGAAATTCTAAGAATAATACAAGGTCTACAATACAATTTAAAAACTGGCTTAGGGGCTCCAGCTAACTGGAAGCCAGGAGAAAAAGGAATTCCTATAGGTTGGGATTATGTAGGAAAATATTAG
- a CDS encoding sensor histidine kinase, with protein sequence MKRQIRNTLKKCMLIIIILISFTSISNTEEIFEKPKKIKITAISEWKPFSYLDSEGNPKGILIDFWKAWGKANNVEVEFNDSTCWAESLEFIKNGEQNIHLGLFYKDDRSEYMDFGSPIIDLMTGIYVQEDVEAFNISDVKDLGIGVTEKNYAKNYLEKNYPDINLLIYKDLNEVMEAVDRGEVKAVCVDYHNNIRNISFYYPELKDFELLQTIYTQPLRVGVKKGEMELLTFINDGIKNISVAEMEGVKSKWEYITIYLTKEKVKNYILITSIVVIIFLLINTLFLKCRITQGVKRLSESEESYKKLVKLCPDGIFIQQKGRIVFIKEATVKILGQDNYKDIMDKSFVEFIQDDCKKNVQDLTDRVEKLNITTPRFEEKLVKGDGEVIDVEMAMNVITYKGKSAVLTIIRDISQRKEREEEKQNILMEKLKYERLKTEFFSNISHELRTPLNILLGSIQLIDKVPNDNVYQQSEYYKKYSPIMRQNSYRLLRLINNLIDMTKIDAGFLKMNFENHNIVQVVEDITMSVVEYIKSKDINIIFDTDVEEKIIICDADKIERVILNLLSNSIKFTKKDGSIFVNIYDKNDVVRIYVRDTGIGIPKEEQETIFERFRQVHPLLNREREGSGIGLSLVKSIVEEHKGKIYLNSEYGKGSEFIIEIPANVKIKQEPILADKISSDEGKVEKINIEFSDIYS encoded by the coding sequence ATGAAAAGACAAATAAGAAATACATTAAAAAAATGCATGCTTATTATAATAATATTGATCAGCTTTACATCTATTAGTAATACAGAAGAAATATTTGAAAAACCTAAAAAAATAAAAATAACAGCTATAAGTGAATGGAAGCCTTTTAGTTATTTAGATTCAGAAGGCAATCCTAAGGGGATATTAATTGATTTTTGGAAGGCATGGGGGAAGGCTAATAATGTTGAAGTAGAATTCAACGATTCAACATGCTGGGCAGAATCGTTAGAATTTATAAAAAATGGAGAGCAAAATATACATTTAGGATTATTCTATAAGGATGATAGATCAGAATATATGGACTTTGGAAGTCCTATTATAGATCTTATGACAGGAATATATGTACAAGAAGATGTAGAAGCTTTTAATATTAGTGATGTTAAAGACTTGGGAATTGGTGTTACAGAAAAAAATTATGCTAAAAATTATCTAGAAAAAAATTATCCTGATATAAATTTATTAATATATAAAGACCTTAATGAGGTAATGGAAGCTGTAGATAGAGGAGAAGTAAAGGCTGTTTGTGTGGACTATCATAATAATATTAGAAATATATCTTTTTACTATCCAGAGTTGAAAGATTTTGAACTTTTACAAACAATATATACACAGCCTCTAAGGGTTGGAGTTAAAAAAGGAGAAATGGAATTATTAACTTTTATAAATGATGGAATAAAAAATATATCTGTTGCTGAAATGGAAGGTGTAAAGTCTAAGTGGGAATATATAACTATATATCTTACTAAGGAAAAAGTGAAGAACTATATTTTAATAACAAGTATTGTTGTTATTATTTTTCTACTAATAAATACTCTCTTTTTAAAATGTAGAATTACACAAGGCGTTAAAAGACTTTCAGAAAGTGAAGAAAGTTATAAAAAGCTTGTAAAACTCTGTCCTGATGGAATATTTATTCAACAAAAAGGCAGAATCGTATTTATTAAAGAAGCTACAGTAAAAATACTTGGACAAGATAATTATAAAGATATAATGGATAAGAGTTTTGTAGAGTTTATCCAAGATGATTGTAAAAAAAATGTTCAAGACCTTACTGATAGAGTTGAAAAATTGAATATTACTACTCCGAGATTTGAAGAAAAGCTAGTTAAGGGTGATGGAGAAGTAATTGATGTTGAAATGGCAATGAATGTAATAACTTATAAAGGAAAGAGCGCAGTTTTAACAATTATAAGAGATATTTCTCAGAGGAAAGAAAGAGAAGAGGAAAAGCAAAATATTCTTATGGAAAAATTGAAATATGAGAGATTAAAAACAGAATTTTTTTCAAATATATCACATGAGCTCAGAACTCCATTAAATATTTTATTAGGAAGTATTCAGCTTATTGACAAGGTTCCTAATGATAATGTTTATCAACAAAGTGAATACTATAAAAAGTACTCGCCTATAATGAGGCAAAATTCATATAGATTACTTAGACTTATTAATAATCTAATAGATATGACTAAAATAGATGCTGGATTTTTAAAAATGAATTTTGAAAATCATAATATCGTTCAAGTTGTTGAAGATATAACTATGTCAGTAGTAGAATATATAAAGAGTAAAGATATAAATATAATATTTGATACAGATGTAGAAGAAAAAATTATTATTTGTGATGCTGATAAAATTGAAAGGGTAATTCTTAATTTACTTTCTAATTCTATTAAATTCACAAAAAAAGATGGAAGTATATTTGTAAATATATATGATAAAAATGATGTTGTCCGTATTTATGTAAGAGATACAGGAATAGGTATTCCAAAAGAGGAACAGGAAACAATATTTGAGAGATTCAGACAAGTACATCCTTTATTAAATAGGGAAAGAGAAGGTAGCGGAATAGGGCTTTCATTGGTAAAATCAATAGTAGAAGAGCATAAAGGAAAGATATATTTAAATAGTGAATATGGTAAAGGAAGTGAATTTATTATTGAAATACCTGCTAATGTAAAAATAAAACAGGAACCTATTTTAGCAGATAAAATTTCTAGTGATGAAGGTAAAGTAGAAAAAATTAATATAGAGTTTTCTGATATATATTCATAA